The genomic segment ATTATGTCGTTACGCACCGTAAATTGTCCGGCGCCGTCGTTGGTCAGGATGAAGAGCCCCTGATTCGACGGATTGTTAGCGATAATGCGGACGACCGCGTCGACATCACCATCATTATCAAAATCGGCGCCCGCGACCGAAGTCAATTCTCCCGGAAGCGCCGTCTCGGACGTGACCGCAAGATACCCACTGCCGTCGTTGCTCAGCACTTGCAGCTTGCGGCCGCCGAAACTGCTCACGAGCACATCCAGGTCCCCGTCGCTGTCGGCGTCGGCCACGAAGGCGTCATACGGATCGGCGCCGGTCGGGTAGTAATAGCTGTGATCGGGTCGGCCGTAATAGTCAAGAAACGTCACACTCACAGTGGCCTCGAGTACGTTAAGGCATACAATGTCCTTCATTCCGTTGCCGTCCATGTCAGCGATTTCCATGTCCCACACATACTCCCCCGCAGGCCCGGTCATCACGCCCGGGAAATAGCCACCGCCTTGATTGATATTGACCAATAACGTCCCGCCCTCCAGCATCGGCAGCGCCAGATCGTCGTCGCCGTCTTGATCGAAGTCGACGGCGCACAACTTCACGGCGTAGTCGCCGATCGAACTGGTCTGCGCCGAGGTAAACGTGCTCCCGCGCCCGAGCAAAATACTGAAGCTCTTGTCAAAGAGATTCGTGACGGCTAGATCCAGCTTGCCGTCCGCATCGAAATCACCACCCACCAGCGCCGTCGGCCCGTCCCCCGCGGCTAACCGTCCCGACCGCGCAAACTGACCGGCGCCGTCATTCGCATGGATCTCGATGACGCCTTCGGCATTGATCGCGACGGCCAGGTCCAGGTCGCCGTCTTCATCAAAGTCCCCGGCCGCGATGCCGGTGGGGTCAGTGCCGACCGTGTATCGCACTCGCCCGCCAAGCGCGCCGCTGCCGTCGTTGATAAAGACCGCGAAGTCATGACTCTTACGGCAAACCACGGCAACGTCCAGATCGTCGTCA from the Candidatus Zixiibacteriota bacterium genome contains:
- a CDS encoding VCBS repeat-containing protein; amino-acid sequence: MVIVAFLTLLFSSDVRAGEICFSTASLLKAGAEPVAVTTFDIGKDGGTDLAVANYAGNTITVHRQLGDGTFLDPADYMAGYGNLGYGPTAIVASELSGDGIVDLAFTAAIGNAIGVMRGKPDGTFQTAIFHYVGLSPQGLACGDLDGDGDLDIVTADGNSASMTVMANDGTGGFSFLASYQTGLAPRDVVVADWDGDDDLDVAVVCRKSHDFAVFINDGSGALGGRVRYTVGTDPTGIAAGDFDEDGDLDLAVAINAEGVIEIHANDGAGQFARSGRLAAGDGPTALVGGDFDADGKLDLAVTNLFDKSFSILLGRGSTFTSAQTSSIGDYAVKLCAVDFDQDGDDDLALPMLEGGTLLVNINQGGGYFPGVMTGPAGEYVWDMEIADMDGNGMKDIVCLNVLEATVSVTFLDYYGRPDHSYYYPTGADPYDAFVADADSDGDLDVLVSSFGGRKLQVLSNDGSGYLAVTSETALPGELTSVAGADFDNDGDVDAVVRIIANNPSNQGLFILTNDGAGQFTVRNDI